One window of Watersipora subatra chromosome 3, tzWatSuba1.1, whole genome shotgun sequence genomic DNA carries:
- the LOC137390288 gene encoding P2X purinoceptor 5-like: MKIEEGQTSCARCFYSTLFKYETPKIVQIESKTVGLLYSGLLLFLSAAIIIYVFILNNGYQHIDQGARVSSLSKLKGVTYMNSNISGRIRKVFDTADFFTHPAGDGSFFVTTNVIITGNQKRGICPEEQGIGADCREDADCEAGQSYILGHGITTGMCNLTTETCMVEAWCPIENDTLPNGGLQAVLKDTKDFTVFIKDHVYFPYYNVTRSNVIESINPKELHDCRYHPERSPYCPIFRLGDIVSLAMEHSSRVIDDRHFESMAIKGGVISISISWDCNLDYSPHNCKPSYGFSRLDNYGGNQMATGYNFRYADHNDDHRTLVKAFGILFLVQTDAIARAFNLQVFLVTLGSSMALLGLAPFIADIVLLRVHRNRKFFRQSKIEPDSTIQEIVNKPGKVPI; the protein is encoded by the coding sequence ATGAAGATAGAAGAGGGTCAAACATCCTGCGCCCGCTGCTTCTACTCGACTCTATTCAAATACGAAACTCCCAAGATTGTGCAGATAGAGTCAAAGACTGTCGGCCTTTTGTATAGTGGACTCCTTCTCTTCTTATCCGCTGCCATCATTATCTATGTTTTTATTCTGAACAACGGTTACCAGCATATCGACCAAGGAGCCAGAGTGAGCAGTCTGAGCAAACTTAAAGGTGTCACCTATATGAACTCCAACATCTCTGGTCGCATCAGAAAAGTGTTTGACACAGCAGACTTCTTTACGCATCCAGCAGGCGATGGTTCCTTTTTCGTAACAACCAATGTTATCATTACGGGCAATCAGAAGCGAGGGATATGCCCAGAAGAGCAAGGTATTGGCGCTGACTGTAGAGAGGATGCCGACTGCGAGGCTGGCCAGTCATATATATTGGGTCATGGAATCACAACTGGAATGTGTAACTTGACAACAGAGACGTGCATGGTAGAGGCCTGGTGTCCTATAGAAAACGACACACTTCCAAATGGAGGCCTGCAAGCTGTCTTAAAAGATACTAAAGATTTCACGGTGTTTATTAAAGACCATGTGTATTTTCCATATTACAATGTGACCCGAAGTAACGTAATTGAATCAATTAACCCAAAAGAGCTCCATGACTGTCGTTACCATCCTGAACGCAGCCCTTATTGTCCAATATTTAGACTCGGTGATATTGTGAGCTTGGCAATGGAGCATTCATCGCGTGTGATTGATGATCGTCATTTTGAATCTATGGCTATCAAAGGCGGAGTTATATCAATCTCCATTTCTTGGGATTGTAACTTAGACTACTCACCACACAACTGCAAGCCATCGTACGGTTTCTCTCGTCTAGATAATTACGGTGGAAACCAGATGGCAACCGGCTACAACTTCCGGTATGCAGACCACAACGATGACCACCGAACTCTTGTTAAAGCATTCGGTATACTATTCTTAGTACAAACAGATGCCATAGCGAGGGCTTTTAATCTTCAGGTTTTCCTGGTTACTCTCGGTTCAAGTATGGCTCTGTTAGGGCTGGCTCCTTTTATTGCTGACATTGTTTTACTTCGTGTGCACAGAAACAGGAAGTTCTTTAGGCAAAGTAAAATAGAGCCCGACAGCACAATTCAAGAAATTGTGAATAAGCCAGGAAAAGTGCCAATTTAG